In Brevibacillus brevis NBRC 100599, a single genomic region encodes these proteins:
- a CDS encoding amino acid permease, with the protein MNTGNERDTQLQRSMKSRHLFMLSLGGVIGTGLFLNAGFTINQAGPGGALVAYIVGGILLYLVMTCLGELSVKMPVTGSFQAYASKYIGPASGFTLGWMYWLGSATTAGVEFTAAGMVMQRWFPDTPIWIWCALFIVLLFAFNALTTKGFAETEYWFAGIKVLAVLMFIIVGLGAIFGIVSMEGRPAPFLSNFSADGGLFPFGIAIVFVTMMNVVFSYQGSELIGIAAGEAEDPQKTIPRAIRNIVFRILVFYVASVTILSALFPSSELGLLESPFVTVFDAVGIPFAADIMNFVILTALLSVGNSCLYAATRLLWSLSHSNMAHPVFGKLTKRKVPLNALLATLAFSLLSLLTSVAAADTVYVLLMSVSGIAVTFTWMGIALSQFNFRRQYLREGGKIEDLQFVAPFYPVMPLLCLALCTFILIFPAFDPTQRIGLFYGIGALVLFYTFYYVRYGRKGAHKPNFPTQG; encoded by the coding sequence ATGAACACTGGGAATGAAAGAGACACACAGCTACAACGTTCCATGAAAAGTCGCCACTTGTTTATGCTGTCGTTAGGTGGTGTCATCGGGACAGGCCTCTTCCTCAACGCTGGCTTCACGATTAATCAGGCTGGACCTGGCGGAGCGCTCGTTGCCTATATCGTCGGCGGGATTTTGCTGTATCTGGTCATGACGTGCCTGGGTGAGCTTTCTGTAAAAATGCCAGTAACAGGCTCTTTCCAAGCCTACGCCAGCAAGTATATTGGTCCGGCGAGCGGATTTACACTGGGATGGATGTATTGGCTAGGGTCAGCTACAACGGCAGGGGTAGAGTTCACTGCCGCGGGCATGGTCATGCAACGGTGGTTCCCGGATACACCGATCTGGATTTGGTGCGCGCTCTTTATCGTTCTGCTCTTTGCCTTCAATGCGCTGACGACAAAGGGGTTTGCGGAAACGGAGTACTGGTTTGCCGGAATTAAAGTATTGGCTGTACTTATGTTTATTATTGTCGGACTAGGTGCCATATTCGGTATTGTCAGTATGGAAGGAAGACCCGCTCCGTTTCTCTCCAACTTCTCGGCAGATGGGGGACTATTCCCGTTTGGCATCGCGATCGTCTTTGTGACGATGATGAACGTCGTATTCTCTTATCAAGGCTCTGAATTGATCGGAATTGCAGCCGGGGAAGCAGAAGACCCGCAAAAGACCATTCCGCGGGCGATCCGCAACATTGTGTTTCGCATTCTCGTGTTCTATGTGGCGTCGGTCACGATCTTGTCCGCCCTCTTTCCCTCAAGCGAGCTGGGGCTCTTGGAAAGTCCGTTTGTGACGGTATTTGATGCAGTGGGGATTCCTTTTGCAGCGGATATCATGAACTTCGTCATCTTGACGGCTCTGTTGTCTGTCGGCAACTCATGCTTGTACGCAGCCACGCGTTTGTTGTGGTCCCTTTCCCATAGCAACATGGCCCATCCTGTTTTTGGAAAGCTGACCAAGCGTAAAGTGCCTTTGAACGCACTCTTGGCGACGCTGGCGTTTTCACTTCTGTCCCTGTTAACCAGCGTGGCTGCAGCGGATACGGTATACGTGCTGCTCATGTCTGTATCTGGTATTGCGGTCACTTTCACGTGGATGGGGATTGCTCTCTCTCAATTTAATTTCCGCCGTCAATACTTGCGTGAGGGTGGAAAAATAGAAGATTTGCAGTTCGTAGCACCGTTTTACCCGGTGATGCCGCTCCTGTGTCTGGCTCTTTGTACATTCATTCTTATCTTCCCGGCGTTTGACCCGACACAGCGAATTGGACTCTTCTACGGAATTGGTGCGTTGGTGCTGTTCTATACCTTCTATTATGTGCGCTATGGACGCAAAGGGGCGCATAAACC
- a CDS encoding dimethylarginine dimethylaminohydrolase family protein, whose amino-acid sequence MKFSRAIVRKPGKSYVNGLTTSDLGTPDFELALKQHAAYVEALKQAGLDVTVLEADERFPDSTFVEDTAVLTEKCAVITNPGAESRNGEIEDMKLVLPRFYDTIEYIQAPGFLDGGDVMQVDNHFYVGLSTRTNEEGAIQFREILSKYGYEVTIVPLKEFFHLKTGIAYLGNDLLVLAGEFIDSEVFSKYKHLVVEKEVEYSANCIHINDYVIIPKGFESTKKQITDAGYHVIELDMSEFQKQDGGLSCLSLRF is encoded by the coding sequence ATGAAATTTTCACGTGCGATTGTAAGAAAACCGGGAAAGAGTTATGTAAATGGTTTGACGACTTCTGATTTGGGTACACCTGATTTTGAACTTGCTCTTAAACAGCATGCCGCTTATGTAGAAGCGCTGAAACAGGCAGGTCTGGATGTAACCGTTCTGGAAGCGGACGAGCGTTTCCCAGATTCTACGTTTGTGGAAGATACAGCTGTTCTCACGGAAAAGTGCGCCGTCATCACCAATCCTGGTGCAGAAAGCCGCAATGGTGAAATTGAGGATATGAAATTGGTGCTTCCTCGTTTTTATGACACGATTGAGTATATTCAAGCCCCAGGCTTCCTCGATGGTGGAGACGTCATGCAGGTAGACAACCATTTCTATGTGGGTCTGTCTACACGCACCAATGAAGAAGGAGCCATCCAGTTCCGCGAGATTCTCTCCAAATACGGATATGAGGTCACCATTGTACCATTGAAAGAGTTTTTCCACCTGAAAACCGGAATCGCTTACCTTGGCAATGACTTGCTGGTTCTGGCTGGGGAGTTCATTGATTCTGAAGTATTTAGCAAGTACAAGCATCTGGTCGTGGAAAAAGAAGTCGAGTACTCTGCGAACTGCATCCATATCAACGACTATGTCATTATTCCAAAAGGCTTTGAGAGCACGAAAAAGCAAATCACTGACGCTGGCTACCATGTGATTGAGCTGGATATGTCTGAATTCCAGAAACAAGACGGAGGATTGAGCTGCCTGTCCCTGCGTTTCTAG
- a CDS encoding IclR family transcriptional regulator translates to MVQSIDRAMSIISVLVSDPNKQHWSISEIAEQTDLPLSTVHRLISSLIKHGLILQLPESKQYKVGYTWMEIGLRILDKMDMRAVARTVMERLAADVRETVYLNIPQGSHAIVLERVEGPMSVRSMDNLGERIPLHIGAANKTILASMNPNEAEQIVTGLIPDAEKRRELLERLPEIRHNGYAVSYGEKTEGTASIAAPIFGVNQKVVGALSIGVPSYRINEQLLSSLIEQAQQSAKEISHKIGALP, encoded by the coding sequence TTGGTACAATCGATAGACCGGGCGATGAGCATCATCTCCGTCCTGGTATCAGATCCAAACAAGCAGCATTGGTCCATCTCGGAAATTGCTGAACAAACGGACCTGCCGCTGAGTACGGTACACCGTTTAATTAGTAGCCTCATCAAGCATGGCCTCATCCTCCAGCTTCCCGAGAGTAAGCAGTACAAGGTCGGCTATACGTGGATGGAAATCGGGCTGCGCATTCTCGACAAAATGGATATGCGCGCTGTCGCACGAACTGTCATGGAGCGATTGGCAGCAGATGTACGGGAAACAGTCTATCTGAACATTCCACAGGGCTCTCATGCCATCGTACTCGAACGAGTGGAAGGTCCTATGTCTGTCAGAAGCATGGATAATCTGGGCGAGCGTATTCCGCTTCATATCGGTGCGGCAAACAAAACGATTCTCGCCAGCATGAATCCGAACGAAGCAGAGCAAATCGTGACCGGTTTAATCCCGGATGCAGAAAAACGTCGCGAGCTGTTAGAACGACTGCCAGAAATCAGACATAATGGCTATGCAGTCAGCTACGGTGAGAAAACCGAAGGCACCGCATCCATTGCTGCTCCTATCTTCGGTGTCAACCAAAAGGTCGTAGGCGCTTTGAGTATTGGCGTGCCGAGCTACCGGATCAACGAGCAGCTCTTGTCCTCACTCATTGAACAAGCCCAACAAAGCGCCAAAGAAATTTCCCACAAAATCGGTGCCTTACCTTAA
- a CDS encoding M20/M25/M40 family metallo-hydrolase translates to MQKWQTKEQLVDLLCNLVSIPSITGSSAEKDLPGYVVDQLRTLPYYQANPDHVRANPTEDGRHFVTALVKKEGVRDTVILVSHFDVVDVEDYGAWMKHAFDPKTLTPLFQQNQADMPADVQQDIRTGNWLFGRGTMDMKCGLTLHMSMIEQAIAGEFDGNILLLTVPDEEVNSVGMRAAVPALLKIAEEFHLSYTTVLNSEPMFTRYPGDTNTYLYTGSIGKVLPGFLCYGKETHVGEPFAGLNGNYMASQLTCELELNTSFCEVVEGEASPPPTNLIQKDLKKEYSVQIPHRAVTLFNLFLLEKQMEDVVEPLLESARNVAERMKENYLKHASQFANFAPFSPRDLSISVMTYEELYAYAKKTYGEEKLRQLEADVIANRGDKDDRDTTIELVDQLAILCKELSPMMILFFAPPFYPAVSSRNHPLIQQTMEEMKTYARDQHQVNLVKQNYFGGISDLSYVGLQYPAASMKPLVANMPLWDNGYSIPLQELEAFDVPVMNLGPVGRDAHQWTERLDIDYAFDTLKDMLPRCIQSLLQNGKAVKE, encoded by the coding sequence ATGCAAAAATGGCAAACAAAAGAGCAGCTCGTTGATCTCTTGTGCAATTTGGTAAGCATCCCAAGCATTACAGGATCATCTGCCGAGAAGGACTTGCCTGGCTACGTCGTCGATCAGCTGCGTACCCTGCCTTATTATCAAGCCAATCCCGATCATGTACGTGCGAATCCGACTGAAGACGGGCGCCATTTTGTCACTGCTTTGGTCAAAAAAGAAGGCGTACGGGACACCGTCATTCTCGTCAGCCATTTTGATGTCGTCGACGTCGAGGATTACGGTGCCTGGATGAAGCATGCTTTTGATCCGAAGACCCTCACTCCTCTGTTCCAGCAAAACCAAGCGGATATGCCAGCAGACGTTCAACAGGATATTCGCACCGGCAACTGGCTGTTTGGCCGTGGCACCATGGATATGAAGTGCGGACTGACACTGCACATGTCGATGATTGAGCAAGCGATTGCTGGGGAGTTCGACGGCAACATTTTGCTTCTGACAGTCCCTGACGAAGAGGTGAATTCTGTCGGGATGCGGGCAGCAGTCCCCGCGCTGTTGAAAATCGCCGAGGAGTTCCACCTGAGCTACACCACCGTGCTCAACTCCGAGCCGATGTTTACCCGCTATCCAGGGGATACGAATACGTACTTGTACACAGGCTCCATCGGAAAAGTGCTGCCAGGCTTCCTCTGCTACGGCAAAGAAACACATGTCGGCGAGCCTTTTGCTGGGTTAAACGGCAATTACATGGCCTCTCAACTGACATGTGAGCTCGAGCTGAACACATCCTTTTGCGAGGTCGTTGAGGGGGAAGCATCTCCTCCGCCGACGAACCTGATTCAAAAGGATCTGAAAAAAGAGTACTCCGTGCAAATTCCGCACCGTGCCGTGACGCTATTCAACCTGTTCCTGCTGGAAAAGCAGATGGAGGATGTCGTAGAGCCGCTGCTGGAATCGGCAAGAAATGTTGCAGAGCGCATGAAGGAAAACTACCTCAAGCACGCGAGCCAGTTTGCCAACTTTGCGCCGTTTAGCCCGCGTGATCTGTCCATTTCCGTCATGACTTACGAAGAACTGTATGCCTATGCGAAGAAAACGTACGGGGAAGAAAAGCTACGCCAGCTGGAAGCAGATGTGATCGCCAACCGCGGCGACAAGGACGACCGCGACACCACGATTGAGCTGGTGGATCAATTAGCGATTCTGTGCAAAGAACTGTCGCCGATGATGATTTTGTTCTTCGCTCCACCGTTTTACCCGGCAGTCAGCTCGCGCAATCACCCTTTGATCCAACAAACGATGGAAGAGATGAAAACATACGCGAGAGATCAGCACCAGGTCAATTTGGTCAAACAAAACTACTTTGGCGGTATCTCTGACTTAAGCTACGTCGGACTCCAATATCCGGCAGCATCCATGAAGCCATTGGTAGCGAACATGCCTTTGTGGGACAACGGCTACTCCATTCCGCTTCAGGAGCTCGAAGCTTTTGATGTACCTGTCATGAACCTCGGTCCAGTCGGACGTGACGCCCATCAATGGACTGAGCGTCTGGACATCGACTATGCATTCGATACGTTAAAAGACATGCTCCCTCGTTGCATCCAGTCTCTCTTGCAAAATGGGAAAGCCGTAAAGGAATAG